A single genomic interval of Lucilia cuprina isolate Lc7/37 chromosome 2, ASM2204524v1, whole genome shotgun sequence harbors:
- the LOC124419356 gene encoding chondroitin sulfate proteoglycan 4-like, with protein sequence MSFFLQVFYNNINVIKRAREGTGHTDSKRVSWTCSTEFEGTVKDSISFLNSDSYALMSKESQATGETLFLKFRTMEETGVIFYNGGFDFVLLEIENKQLNFNFNKEGSLIKLIANETVSDGRWHKLILRYNAVMAEMILDDKVYRGTHDNDTKATINLEKSIFIGGVQEDMRRRLWHKGLRINDHSFMGCMKDIQINNLDLGFPQMNKSQHLALNCIWKYPCVEYEPCLKSGYCNQYGVDEFICYCDQSYCIKADFQGPYKIFTEISPTVELLYVSPVELLEGGTVFLSPHFLDVLLDTRKTSGISDSSIVFHVVQQPRYGQLLQFSPEKNNFVTCRTFNMVDLSTDKVKYVHNGMENFNDHATLDMQIYGDIHKVPENLLGKHRFMLHANITPINDPPQLKVPPNKILRVIEGIEKNLDVDLFNIQDPDSPANVLVYTILPSTNPQEAFGRFMVNGQSTMTFSQADVNMGKVTFLYNATTSETFSYKLLMQVSDGIETSDTVFLSVSVHPMELGLVNNTGLIMIHKSSLLITPSNLSIGTTTVVENIDIRYDIVKPPQYGSIQRLRQVDATWINVDWFSDSQMLLGHIRYVHNHDLPWQDEFKFIASYGFITTQTFDFRIIFTRLRINSRKPSMIAINGSREFILTSDVLSYETVPIETFPRNIIYKISNPTKYGNIYVEGSRKFAKKTLK encoded by the exons ATGTCCTTTTTTCTTCAGGTATTTTACAACAACATAAACGTCATTAAAAGAGCCAGAGAAGGTACTGGCCATACCGACAGCAAGAGGGTATCATGGACCTGTAGTACTGAGTTTGAGGGGACAGTTAAGGATAGTATAAGTTTTCTAAATAGTGATTCCTATGCTCTCATGTCTAAAGAGTCCCAAGCAACAGGAGAAAC attatttttaaaatttcgcaCTATGGAAGAGACTGGTGTAATCTTTTACAATGGCGgctttgattttgttttgctgGAAATTgagaataaacaattaaatttcaattttaataaagaagGCAGTTTAATCAAACTAATAGCCAACGAGACAGTCTCCGATGGCCGATGGCATAAATTGATTTTGCGCTATAATGCTGTAATGGCGGAAATGATTTTGGATGATAAAGTGTATCGTGGCACACACGATAATGACACTAAAGCTACAATAAATTTAGAGAAAAGTATTTTCATTGGCGGTGTGCAGGAGGATATGCGTAGACGTTTGTGGCACAAGGGTTTGCGTATCAATGATCACAGTTTTATGGGATGTATGAAAGATATCCAGATAAATAATTTGGATTTGGGTTTTCCACAAATGAATAAATCACAACATTTAGCCTTGAATTGTATATGGAAATATCCGTGTGTGGAGTATGAACCCTGTCTTAAGAGTGGTTATTGTAATCAGTATGGAGTGGACGAGTTTATATGTTATTGCGATCAGTCGTATTGTATTAAGGCCGATTTTCAAGGACCTTATAAG attttcacTGAAATTAGTCCCACTGTGGAGTTATTATATGTCTCCCCTGTGGAGCTGTTGGAAGGCGGCACTGTTTTCCTTTCACCTCACTTTCTGGATGTTCTCTTGGATACCCGTAAAACTTCGGGTATTTCAGATTCTTCTATAGTTTTCCATGTGGTGCAACAACCTCGTTATGGTCAACTATTACAATTCTCTCCTGAGAAAAATAACTTCGTAACTTGTCGCACTTTCAATATGGTAGACTTATCAACCGATAAGGTAAAATATGTACACAATGGCATGGAAAATTTCAATGATCATGCCACTCTGGATATGCAAATATATGGCGATATACATAAAGTTCCTGAGAACCTTTTAGGCAAACATCGTTTTATGCTACATGCCAATATTACTCCGATCAATGATCCGCCCCAGCTAAAAGTACCACCCAATAAGATTCTGCGCGTTATAGAAGGTATAGAAAAGAATTTGGATgtagatttatttaatatacaggATCCCGATAGTCCTGCTAATGTTCTGGTGTATACCATTTTACCCTCAACAAATCCTCAAGAGGCATTTGGACGTTTTATGGTTAATGGACAATCGACAATGACTTTTTCACAGGCCGATGTTAATATGGGTAAAGTCACATTTCTATATAATGCCACAACATCGGAGACCTTTAGTTACAAATTGTTAATGCAAGTATCGGATGGCATAGAAACCAGCGATACCGTGTTCCTTTCCGTTTCCGTACATCCCATGGAATTAGGTTTGGTTAACAATACCGGACTTATAATGATACACAAATCTTCTTTATTAATAACACCCTCGAATTTATCCATTGGCACTACGACAGTTGTAGAAAATATAGATATACGCTATGATATAGTAAAACCACCTCAGTATGGTTCCATTCAAAGGCTAAGACAGGTAGATGCCACCTGGATTAATGTTGACTGGTTTAGTGATAGTCAAATGTTGCTGGGTCACATACGTTACGTGCACAATCATGATTTGCCCTGGCAAGATGAATTTAAG tttattgccTCGTATGGTTTTATTACAACCCAAACATTTGATTTCCGTATTATTTTTACACGCCTGCGCATTAACTCTCGCAAACCTTCTATGATTGCGATAAATGGCTCCCGAGAGTTTATATTAACCAGTGATGTTTTGTCCTATGAGACGGTGCCAATTGAGACGTTTCCTcgcaatattatttataaaatttcgaatCCTACAAAATATGGCAACATTTATGTTGAAGGATCAAGGAAATTTGCAAAG
- the LOC111688998 gene encoding protein grindelwald yields the protein MISKFLKYGTSTLFMVYHLANAALTVGGSECHAETCHPIEEYCSQFEQTCMPCSKTCDPDDIKYEENICNRECSDFIKLEPLKNEIHYIQMQQNLILILLVILLVITAGHFTWKLIKCLKNKRCCLGQLMAKLKFKKAATLPSNQSNGKDLGGITIPNMCAINDVERAPSQIYSLAGAEGSVRTTTTPVSTRYPSENITPSPQPNEYSYDNQGLVVTPMSEIANGGPMFTKVI from the exons atgatttcaaaatttctaaaatatggcACTTCTACGCTCTTTATGGTTTATCACTTGGCAAATGCAGCCCTCACAGTTGGAGGATCAGAATGTCATGCTGAAACTTGTCATCCCATAGAAGAGTATTGTTCGCAATTCGAACAAACATGTATGCCCTGCAGTAAAACCTGTGATCCGGATGatataaaatatgaagaaaatatttgcaatcGTGAATGTAGTG attttatcaaattagaacctcttaaaaatgaaattcattACATACAAATGCAGCAAAATTTGATACTCATATTGCTCGTGATATTGCTGGTCATCACCGCTGGACATTTTACCTGGAAATTAATAAAGTGTTTGAAAAACAAACGCTGTTGCCTGGGTCAACTGATGGCTAAACTGAAGTTCAAAAAGGCAGCCACCTTGCCCTCGAACCAAAGTAATGGCAAAGATTTAGGTGGCATCACTATACCCAATATGTGTGCGATCAATGATGTTGAGAGAGCACCTTCACAAATTTACAGTCTAGCag gtGCTGAAGGTTCTGTAAGGACAACTACTACACCAGTTAGCACACGCTATCCGTCGGAAAATATAACACCATCTCCGCAGCCCAACGAGTATTCGTATGATAATCAAGGTTTAGTAGTGACGCCAATGTCTGAAATAGCCAACGGTGGTCCTATGTTTACAAAAGTAATTTAA